In one Streptomyces sp. NBC_01241 genomic region, the following are encoded:
- a CDS encoding beta galactosidase jelly roll domain-containing protein yields the protein MPPIRCAVVSHRRRPRSARGADTEVGLRIEDASARAATYRAQIFVNGWNTGPYVNNVGP from the coding sequence ATGCCGCCAATACGGTGTGCGGTGGTATCGCACCGCCGTCGACCTCGATCTGCCCGCGGCGCCGACACCGAGGTGGGGCTGCGCATCGAGGACGCCTCCGCGCGAGCGGCGACGTACCGGGCCCAGATCTTCGTCAACGGATGGAACACAGGCCCATACGTCAACAACGTCGGGCCGTAG
- a CDS encoding helix-turn-helix domain-containing protein gives MVSDEQRRVLDPERDAAALKALTHPLRIRLLGLLRQDGPATASELAVRTGESSASTSYHLRVLAKYAFVAEAEHRDGRERRWQAVHAVTSWSSKAMEDSPGSRAYVSLSRRAQIEHLEASLVRHEADIADGRLGQEWVEPSGISDLMPRLTPESLTELWDVLDRKLEELTTRDAEDPRAAQVILLTAGLPLAPRGPGTEADTSAPAGTDAEDAS, from the coding sequence ATGGTCAGCGACGAGCAGAGACGCGTACTCGATCCCGAGCGGGACGCAGCAGCCCTGAAGGCCCTCACGCACCCGCTACGTATCCGGCTGCTCGGGTTGCTGCGGCAGGACGGCCCAGCAACCGCGAGTGAACTCGCGGTCAGGACCGGGGAGTCATCCGCTTCCACCAGCTATCACCTGCGGGTTCTGGCGAAGTACGCGTTCGTCGCCGAGGCCGAACACCGTGACGGGCGGGAGCGCCGCTGGCAGGCGGTGCACGCCGTGACTTCCTGGAGCAGCAAGGCGATGGAGGACTCGCCGGGCAGCCGCGCCTACGTCAGCTTGTCGCGCAGGGCCCAGATCGAGCACCTGGAGGCTTCTCTCGTCCGGCACGAGGCCGACATCGCCGATGGGCGGCTGGGACAGGAGTGGGTGGAACCGTCCGGGATCAGCGACCTGATGCCCCGTCTGACCCCCGAGTCGCTCACCGAACTCTGGGACGTGCTCGATCGGAAGCTGGAGGAACTGACCACCCGCGATGCAGAAGATCCGCGCGCTGCGCAGGTCATACTCCTCACCGCCGGATTGCCCTTGGCGCCGCGCGGCCCCGGCACTGAGGCCGACACCTCTGCCCCTGCGGGGACAGATGCCGAGGACGCGTCATGA
- a CDS encoding MFS transporter: MTGPLDIRTARRRYITVCVLFCLPLGLSIAPQILLFTERGMTMAAIAGFFAAHSLTAAALELPTGGLSDVLGRRAVLASAGLLNLAALILVGLGTAPWLLGLGMALVGAGRALSSGPAEAWYVDTVQAHSGPDAELHTGLARGGTATSAALATGTLLGGALPWLLGLGPDLGARLSEATSELVLPLSVPMLLGAAVEIAFVLYVLTALREPPRPAATLRVVLRGIPATVVGGLRLGGHDALIRRVLLSAGAAGSALVAIELLTPGRAAALTGASESGAVLFAALACAGFICSGIGSHLSPLTARLAGSGERAVMVSLGASASGMLLLGVTAAFTGVGSMVLAAIGYGLVYLGLGASGPSENDLLHHRVTRSGRATALSVQSLALQLVGALTGLVIGVLPSGPLPWLLGGTALLAGALLWMHRSGPTPPTPAATPQPHPHTVSSSPSAVGSDPHHQHADQ; the protein is encoded by the coding sequence ATGACCGGCCCGCTGGACATACGCACCGCACGCCGCCGCTACATCACGGTCTGCGTTCTGTTCTGTCTGCCGCTGGGGCTGAGCATCGCTCCCCAGATCCTGCTGTTCACCGAGCGCGGCATGACCATGGCGGCCATCGCGGGCTTTTTCGCCGCGCACTCCCTCACCGCCGCCGCGCTGGAACTGCCCACCGGAGGACTGTCCGACGTCCTCGGACGCCGCGCTGTTCTGGCCTCCGCCGGCCTGCTGAACCTGGCCGCGTTGATCCTCGTGGGTCTGGGCACCGCCCCCTGGCTGCTCGGCCTCGGCATGGCTCTGGTGGGCGCGGGCCGTGCCCTGTCCAGCGGACCGGCCGAAGCCTGGTACGTCGACACCGTCCAGGCGCACTCCGGCCCCGACGCCGAACTGCACACCGGGCTGGCCCGCGGCGGCACCGCGACATCCGCCGCCCTCGCCACCGGCACCCTGCTCGGCGGTGCCCTTCCCTGGCTGCTCGGACTCGGCCCCGACCTCGGCGCCCGACTGAGCGAGGCAACGTCCGAGCTGGTGCTGCCCCTTTCCGTTCCGATGCTGCTCGGCGCAGCAGTAGAAATAGCCTTCGTGCTGTATGTCCTGACCGCTCTGCGGGAGCCGCCCCGACCGGCGGCCACCTTGCGCGTGGTACTCCGAGGGATCCCGGCCACCGTCGTGGGCGGACTGCGGCTGGGGGGCCACGATGCGCTGATCCGCCGGGTGCTCCTCAGCGCAGGGGCCGCCGGCAGCGCCCTGGTCGCGATCGAACTGCTCACGCCGGGTCGTGCCGCGGCCCTCACGGGCGCGTCGGAGTCGGGGGCGGTGCTCTTTGCCGCACTCGCCTGCGCAGGATTCATCTGCTCGGGTATCGGCAGCCACCTCTCACCGCTGACCGCGCGGCTTGCGGGCAGTGGCGAGCGTGCGGTCATGGTCAGCCTCGGCGCGAGCGCGAGCGGCATGCTTCTGCTCGGCGTCACCGCGGCGTTCACAGGAGTGGGCTCCATGGTCCTCGCGGCCATCGGCTACGGCCTGGTCTACCTCGGGCTCGGCGCATCCGGGCCGAGTGAGAACGACCTCTTGCACCACCGTGTCACACGTTCGGGCCGGGCCACCGCGCTGTCCGTCCAGTCTCTCGCTCTGCAACTGGTGGGAGCGCTCACGGGCTTGGTTATCGGTGTCCTTCCGTCAGGTCCGCTGCCGTGGCTGCTGGGAGGCACCGCACTGCTTGCAGGAGCTCTCCTGTGGATGCACCGCAGCGGGCCCACACCCCCGACTCCGGCGGCAACGCCTCAGCCACACCCGCACACTGTGTCGTCCTCCCCGAGCGCCGTCGGCTCCGACCCTCATCACCAACATGCCGATCAGTAG